In Oryzias melastigma strain HK-1 linkage group LG16, ASM292280v2, whole genome shotgun sequence, a single genomic region encodes these proteins:
- the pik3r4 gene encoding LOW QUALITY PROTEIN: phosphoinositide 3-kinase regulatory subunit 4 (The sequence of the model RefSeq protein was modified relative to this genomic sequence to represent the inferred CDS: substituted 1 base at 1 genomic stop codon): MGNQLAGIAPSQILSVDSYFSDILDHEYDKSLGSTRFFKVARAKHREGLVVVKVFAIQDPSLPLTSYKQELEELKIRLHSCQNCLPFQKATLTEKAAILFRQYVRDNLYDRISTRPFLNNVEKRWLAFQILSAVDQAHKAGVRHGDIKTENVMVTSWNWVLLSDFASFKPTFLPEDNPADFNYFFDTSRRRTCYIAPERFVDGSMFTTESDQNTPLVDLTNNNQRSRGELKQAMDIFSAGCVIAELFTEGVPLFDLSQLLAYRKGLFQTEQVLQKIEDPSIRELVAQMVQREPEKRLTAEEYLKQQRGGAFPDIFYTFLQPYMAQFAKETFQSAEERVLVIRKDLDNILHNLRGGCSSSSVDGGDGVPSPREEQGLLVLVSVITSCLQTLHSCDSKLAALELVLHLGPRLSVDILLDRITPYLLHFCNDHVPRVRAQAIRTLTKVLALVKEVPRNDINIYPEYVLPGVAHLAQDDATIVRLAYAENIAHLAESALRFLELVQENNVNSEQDVSGEDGEENNHPSDNYDSELQALHEMVQQKVVTLLSDPENIVKQSLMESGITRLCVFFGRQKANDVLLSHMITFLNDKNDWHLRGAFFDSIVGVAAYVGWQSSSILKPLLQQGLSDTEEFVIYKALNALTAMCQLGLLQKPHIYEFVSDIGKLRLHAEPLNSVCRTVGRFLCAGSGSRLTRPSGPCQGMTEAEEDKLLALKDFMLKSNKAKANMGEQNHQGDSAQTGVIDLATLGIMGRQVDLVKPKAEAEEKKARKQTKQDSTMNEEWKSMFGSQEPPPSQPPAVSPRLXGAVLLDLRRVQVLSAAAHPVLFCPQVTDGAVNPSRKSVVAPMAPAPHLGVSGPAYQRRMNTCKAELQQLVQQKREQCSAERMAKKMMESAEWESRPPPPGWHPKGLLVAHLHEHKAAVNRIRVSDEHAIFATASNDGTVKVWDSQKMEGKTTTTRSVLTYARVGGHVKTLTFCQGSHYLAVASDSGSIQLLAVEANKPPKSPKVQPYQTRTLDLQEDGCAVDVHHFNSGTQSVLAYATVNGSLVGWDLRSNTNAWTLRHDLRLGLITSFCVDMHQCWLCLGTSSGTMACWDMRFQLPISNHSHPARARVRRLLMHPLYQSSVIAAVQGNNEVSMWDLETGDRKFTLWASSAPPLSEMQPSPHSVHGIYCSPADGNPLLLTAGSDMRIRFWDLAYPERSYIVAGGANDSLHCPSVFYSRKIIEGTEVVQEIHSKQKSGAAEDSPRRGPESLPVGHHDIITDIATFQTTQGFIVTSSRDGIVKVWK, encoded by the exons GACCAGCTACaagcaggagctggaggagctgaagaTCCGCCTGCATTCCTGCCAGAACTGCCTGCCCTTCCAGAAGGCCACGCTAACGGAGAAAGCTGCCATCCTGTTCCGGCAGTATGTCCGGGACAACCTGTACGACCGCATCAGCACGCGGCCCTTCCTCAACAATGTGGAGAAGCGCTGGCTGGCGTTCCAGATCCTCAGCGCAGTGGACCAGGCGCACAAGGCCGGCGTTCGCCACGGCGACATCAAGACAGAGAATGTGATGGTGACCAGCTGGAACTGGGTCCTGCTCAGCGACTTCGCCAGCTTCAAGCCCACCTTCCTGCCGGAGGACAACCCCGCCGACTTCAACTACTTCTTCGACACGTCCAGACGCCGGACGTGCTACATCGCCCCTGAGAGGTTTGTGGACGGGAGCATGTTCACCACGGAGAGTGACCAGAACACGCCGCTGGTGGACCTGACCAACAACAACCAAAGGAGCCGAGGGGAGCTCAAGCAGGCCATGGACATCTTCTCTGCAG GTTGCGTGATCGCAGAACTCTTCACGGAGGGCGTTCCCCTCTTCGACCTGTCCCAGCTGCTGGCGTACCGGAAAGGCCTCTTCCAGACAGAGCAGGTCCTCCAGAAGATCGAGGACCCGAGCATCAGAGAACTG GTGGCTCAGATGGTCCAGCGGGAGCCAGAGAAACGCCTGACAGCAGAGGAGTACCTGAAGCAGCAAAGGGGCGGAGCCTTCCCTGACATCTTCTACACCTTCCTGCAGCCCTACATGGCGCAGTTCGCCAAGGAGACTTTCCAGTCGGCCGAAGAGCGAGTCCTGGTGATCCGCAAAGACCTCGACAACATCCTACACAACCTTCGAGGGG gctgctcctcttcctccgtgGACGGCGGCGATGGCGTGCCGAGCCCCCGGGAGGAGCAGGGCCTGCTGGTGCTGGTGTCCGTCATCACCTCCTGCCTGCAGACGCTGCACTCCTGCGACTCCAAGCTGGCGGCGCTGGAGCTGGTTCTGCACCTGGGCCCGCGGCTCAGCGTGGACATCCTGCTGGACCGCATCACGCCGTACCTGCTGCACTTCTGCAACGACCACGTGCCGCGCGTGCGCGCGCAGGCCATCCGCACGCTGACCAAGGTGCTGGCGCTGGTGAAGGAGGTGCCGAGGAACGACATCAACATCTACCCCGAGTACGTCCTGCCCGGCGTCGCACACCTCGCCCAGGACGACGCCACCATCGTCCGGCTGGCGTACGCAG AAAACATCGCTCACCTGGCAGAGAGCGCGCTCCGCTTCCTGGAGCTGGTCCAGGAAAACAACGTCAACTCGGAGCAGGACGTGAGTGGCGAGGACGGCGAGGAGAACAACCACCCCAGTGACAACTACGACTCCG AGCTGCAGGCGCTCCACGAGATGGTGCAGCAGAAGGTGGTGACGCTGCTGAGCGACCCCGAGAACATCGTCAAGCAGTCGCTGATGGAGAGCGGCATCACGCGCCTCTGCGTCTTCTTCGGCCGCCAGAAAGCCAACGACGTGCTGCTGTCCCACATGATCACCTTCCTCAACGACAAGAACGACTGGCACCTGCGGGGGGCCTTCTTCGACAGCATCGTGG GCGTGGCGGCGTACGTGGGCTGGCAGAGCTCCTCCATCCTGAAGCCCCTCCTACAGCAGGGCCTGAGCGACACGGAGGAGTTCGTCATCTACAAGGCGCTGAACGCCCTGACCGCCATGTGCCAGCTGGGGCTGCTGCAGAAGCCGCACATCTACGAGTTCGTCAGCGACATCGGTAAGCTCCGCCTCCACGCTGAGCCCCTG AACTCTGTCTGTAGAACTGTCGGTAGATTTCTCTGCGCTGGTTCCGGGTCTCGTCTGACCCGACCGTCCGGTCCCTGTCAGGGAATGACTGAGGCCGAGGAGGACAAGCTGCTGGCGCTGAAGGACTTCATGCTGAAGTCCAACAAGGCCAAAGCCAACATGGGCGAGCAGAACCACCAGGGCGACTCGGCCCAGACCGGCGTCATCGACCTTGCCACGCTCGGCATCATGGGCCGGCAGGTGGACCTGGTGAAACCCAAAGCTGAGGCTGAGGAGAAGAAAG CCCGGAAGCAAACCAAGCAGGACTCGACCATGAACGAGGAGTGGAAGAGCATGTTCGGGTCTCAGGAGCCGCCGCCCTCCCAGCCCCCCGCCGTAAGTCCTCGTCTGTGAGGAGCGGTTCTGCTGGACCTCAGGCGAGTCCAGGTTCTGTCTGCAGCCGCTCATCCGGTTCTCTTCTGTCCTCAGGTGACTGACGGGGCGGTGAATCCCAGCAGGAAGAGTGTCGTCGCGCCGATGGCCCCCGCACCACATTTGGGGGTGAGTGGCCCCGCCTACCAGCGCCGCATGAACACCTGCAAGGCGGAGCTTCAGCAGCTGGTGCAGCAGAAGAGAGAGCAATGCAGCGCCGAGCGCATGGCCAAGAAGATGATGGAGAGCGCCGAGTGGGAGAGCCGGCCCCCCCCGCCAG GATGGCACCCCAAAGGCCTGCTGGTGGCCCACCTGCACGAGCACAAGGCCGCCGTCAACCGCATCCGCGTGTCCGACGAGCACGCCATCTTCGCCACGGCGTCCAACGACGGCACCGTGAAGGTGTGGGACAGCCAGAAGATGGAGGGCAAGACCACCACCACCAG GTCTGTGCTGACGTACGCCCGCGTGGGGGGTCACGTGAAGACGCTGACCTTCTGTCAGGGCTCGCATTACTTAGCCGTGGCGTCGGACAGCGGCTCCATCCAGCTGCTCGCCGTGGAGGCCAACAAGCCGCCAAAGTCCCCCAAGGTGCAGCCGTACCAGACCAG GACTCTGGACCTGCAGGAGGACGGCTGTGCCGTGGACGTCCACCACTTCAACTCCGGCACTCAGTCGGTGCTGGCGTACGCCACGGTCAACGGCTCTCTGGTGGGCTGGGACCTCCGCTCCAACACCAACGCCTGGACGCTGCGGCACGACCTGCGGCTCGGACTCATCACCTCCTTCTGCGTGGACATGCACCAGTGCTGGCTCTGCTTAG GAACGAGCAGTGGCACCATGGCATGCTGGGATATGCGGTTCCAGCTGCCCATCTCCAACCACTCCCACCCGGCCCGCGCACGAGTCCGCCGCCTGCTGATGCACCCGCTGTACCAGTCGTCCGTTATCGCAG CGGTGCAGGGAAACAACGAAGTGTCCATGTGGGATTTGGAGACCGGAGACCGGAAGTTCACCCTGTGGGCAAGTTCTGCCCCGCCGCTCTCTGAGATGCAG CCGTCTCCTCACAGCGTTCATGGGATCTACTGCAGTCCAGCTGATGGGAACCCTCTGCTGCTGACCGCCGGCTCCGACATGAGAATCAG GTTCTGGGACTTGGCGTATCCAGAGAGGTCCTACATCGTGGCGGGCGGAGCCAACGACTCTCTGCACTGTCCGTCTGTCTTCTACAGCCGCAAGATCATTGAAGGGACTGAGGTGGTCCAG GAGATCCACAGCAAGCAGAAGAGCGGCGCCGCCGAGGACTCGCCCCGCCGCGGCCCGGAGTCCCTCCCTGTAGGACACCATGACATCATCACGGACATCGCCACCTTTCAGACCACGCAGGGCTTCATCGTCACCTCGTCCAGAGACGGCATCGTCAAAGTCTGGAAGTGA